In a single window of the Streptomyces sp. NBC_00285 genome:
- a CDS encoding serine/threonine-protein kinase — translation MQPLGIDEPTVVGPYRLLGRLGSGGMGRVYLGRSAGGRTVAVKIVHPHFALDEEFRARFRREVDAARRVGGAWTAPVLDADPEAAVPWVATGYAAGPSLAAAVADGGPLPEHSVRVLGAGLAEALTAVHDLGLVHRDVKPSNVLLTVDGPLLIDFGIARATDGTASLTSTGVSIGSPGYMSPEQILSRGVSGAADVFSLGAVLAFAAAGTPPFPGDSSASLLYKVVHEEPELGSLSGELREVVEACLVKSPQDRPTPGEVARRLAPEGAARLVAAGWLPGALVEQVGRSAVQLLNLEAVGEQPSGPVGFSSPSVGGGSAGTSDAFGASGSFGSSGAFGPPPVMPVVSAGAPPAPAAGPPAYPVTPPAFTAGSFVPEPRDAAPQEGVAHETVVPSDRHPGSGSGSGLGSGPGKLSVSVAATSTAGDNGRGRRLSCTVALAVAGALAAVTVGSVFVFDLLPGRGDDDSASSAPGNDSYSSAPTSSSTASAPSDSSTSVPVPSTVPSSASAGGPAAVPARYLGTWEGQGSGLDGALPMGTFRITVKQVGVGEELGRLRQTDVIGAICTDVLTLKKVTDTELVTTAVGAKDNHAGCNPTAHTVRLTAAGDDLKYTSESEAEGYPEARMSKVG, via the coding sequence ATGCAGCCGCTGGGCATCGACGAGCCCACCGTCGTGGGGCCCTACCGGCTGCTCGGCCGGCTGGGTTCCGGCGGCATGGGCCGGGTCTACCTCGGCCGCAGCGCCGGGGGCCGCACGGTCGCCGTCAAGATCGTGCACCCGCACTTCGCGCTCGACGAGGAGTTCCGCGCCCGTTTCCGGCGCGAGGTCGACGCGGCACGCAGGGTGGGCGGCGCGTGGACGGCGCCCGTCCTGGACGCGGACCCGGAGGCGGCGGTGCCCTGGGTCGCCACGGGGTACGCGGCGGGGCCCTCGCTGGCAGCCGCGGTCGCGGACGGGGGACCGCTGCCCGAGCATTCCGTACGGGTCCTGGGGGCCGGCCTCGCCGAGGCGCTGACGGCCGTCCACGACCTGGGACTCGTCCACCGGGACGTCAAGCCCTCCAACGTCCTGCTCACGGTCGACGGCCCCCTCCTCATCGACTTCGGCATCGCCCGCGCCACGGACGGCACCGCGTCCCTGACCTCGACCGGCGTCTCCATCGGCTCGCCCGGCTACATGTCCCCCGAGCAGATCCTGAGCCGGGGTGTGTCGGGCGCGGCGGACGTCTTCTCGCTGGGTGCGGTACTGGCGTTCGCGGCGGCGGGGACACCGCCCTTCCCGGGGGACTCCTCGGCCTCCCTCCTCTACAAGGTGGTGCACGAGGAGCCCGAACTCGGATCGCTGAGCGGGGAGTTGCGGGAGGTCGTGGAGGCCTGCCTGGTCAAGTCGCCGCAGGACCGGCCGACTCCGGGCGAGGTGGCCCGGCGGCTCGCTCCGGAGGGGGCGGCACGTCTGGTGGCGGCGGGGTGGCTGCCGGGGGCGCTGGTCGAGCAGGTGGGACGCAGTGCCGTACAGCTGCTGAATCTGGAGGCGGTGGGCGAACAGCCTTCGGGGCCGGTGGGGTTCAGCAGTCCCTCGGTGGGCGGGGGTTCGGCGGGAACCTCGGACGCGTTCGGGGCGTCCGGTTCGTTCGGGTCGTCCGGCGCGTTCGGGCCGCCGCCCGTGATGCCGGTGGTGTCCGCGGGGGCGCCTCCGGCCCCGGCCGCCGGGCCTCCGGCGTATCCGGTCACGCCGCCGGCCTTCACGGCTGGGTCCTTCGTGCCCGAGCCCAGGGACGCGGCGCCGCAGGAAGGCGTGGCGCACGAGACGGTGGTGCCCTCCGACCGGCACCCCGGCTCCGGCTCCGGCTCCGGTCTCGGCTCCGGTCCCGGAAAGCTCTCCGTGTCCGTGGCCGCCACCTCCACTGCCGGTGACAACGGCCGTGGCCGTCGGCTGAGTTGCACCGTGGCGCTCGCGGTCGCGGGGGCGCTGGCCGCGGTGACCGTGGGGTCGGTGTTCGTGTTCGATCTGCTGCCGGGCCGGGGGGACGACGACTCGGCGAGTTCCGCACCCGGCAACGACTCCTACTCCTCGGCGCCGACCTCCTCGTCCACGGCCTCCGCGCCCTCGGATTCCTCCACTTCGGTGCCCGTCCCCTCGACCGTCCCGTCCAGCGCGTCGGCGGGCGGGCCCGCCGCGGTTCCCGCCCGCTATCTCGGCACCTGGGAGGGCCAGGGCAGCGGCCTCGACGGAGCCCTGCCCATGGGGACCTTCCGGATCACCGTCAAACAGGTCGGTGTCGGTGAGGAGTTGGGCCGACTGCGGCAGACCGACGTGATCGGCGCGATCTGCACCGACGTCCTCACGCTGAAGAAGGTCACGGACACCGAGCTCGTCACCACGGCCGTCGGTGCGAAGGACAACCACGCGGGCTGCAACCCCACCGCCCACACCGTCCGCCTCACCGCGGCCGGCGACGACCTGAAGTACACGTCGGAGAGCGAGGCGGAGGGGTATCCCGAGGCGCGGATGTCCAAGGTGGGATAG
- a CDS encoding prepilin peptidase, whose translation MTALLVALAAVWGAGAGALLPRAAYRFSVPQEEDWRALCPGGHPLPGWLGRGRCARCAARTAGAVVTEDAEVPPPPVYGPRTPLVSLATALLCAVLALATDTRPELAVWLLLTPVGVLLALVDLRVRRLPDLLTLPLAGAALALLGAVALVPEHTGDWPRALWAALVLGAFYYVLWRLNPGGMGFGDVKLALGAGAVLGWYGWDTLLLGTFAGFLLGALCGGVLVLVGKAGRKTAIPFGPFLIAGAYAGLLVGAYTA comes from the coding sequence GTGACCGCGCTGCTCGTCGCCCTGGCCGCGGTGTGGGGTGCGGGCGCGGGGGCGCTTCTGCCGAGGGCGGCGTACCGGTTCTCCGTTCCGCAGGAGGAGGACTGGCGCGCCCTCTGCCCCGGTGGGCATCCCCTGCCCGGGTGGCTCGGACGGGGGCGGTGCGCGCGATGCGCGGCACGGACGGCGGGGGCGGTCGTGACCGAAGACGCCGAAGTGCCGCCGCCCCCGGTGTACGGCCCTCGCACCCCCCTGGTCTCCCTCGCCACCGCCCTCCTCTGCGCGGTGCTCGCCCTCGCCACGGACACCCGGCCCGAGCTCGCCGTCTGGCTGCTGCTCACCCCTGTCGGTGTGCTGCTCGCCCTCGTCGACCTGCGGGTGCGCCGGTTGCCGGACCTGCTGACGCTGCCCCTCGCGGGTGCCGCCCTCGCACTGCTCGGGGCGGTCGCGCTGGTCCCCGAGCACACGGGGGACTGGCCGAGAGCACTGTGGGCCGCACTCGTGCTCGGCGCCTTCTACTACGTGCTGTGGCGGCTGAACCCCGGCGGAATGGGCTTCGGCGACGTGAAACTGGCCCTCGGGGCAGGGGCGGTCCTGGGGTGGTACGGCTGGGACACCCTGCTGTTGGGGACCTTCGCCGGGTTCCTGCTCGGCGCGCTCTGCGGCGGTGTCCTCGTCCTCGTGGGGAAGGCTGGCCGCAAGACGGCGATCCCGTTCGGGCCGTTCCTGATCGCGGGGGCGTACGCGGGGCTGCTGGTCGGCGCGTACACGGCCTGA
- the mqnC gene encoding cyclic dehypoxanthinyl futalosine synthase yields the protein MTEKADLQSVLDRAAEGGRITAEEALDLYRDAPLHALGAAADAVRRRRYAGTEHIATYIIERNINYTNVCVTACKFCAFYAAPKDKAKGWTRELDDILRRCAETVELGGTQIMFQGGHHPDFGVEYYEQHFSAIKKDFPQLVIHSLGASEVEHMARISKVSVEEAIQRIHAAGLDSFAGAGAELLPARPRKAIAPLKESGERWLEIMEAAHNLGVESTSTMLMGTGETNAERIEHLRMIRDVQDRTGGFRAFIPYTYQPENNHLKGRTQATLFEYLRMIAIARLFMDNIAHIQGSWLTTGKEVGQLSLHYGADDLGSIMLEENVVSSAGAKHRSNRMEIIDLIRKADRVPAQRTTTYEHIVVHDDPANDPVDERVMSHISSTAIAGGTAHPELKILASN from the coding sequence GTGACCGAGAAGGCCGACCTTCAGTCCGTCCTCGACCGTGCCGCCGAGGGCGGGCGCATCACGGCGGAGGAGGCGCTCGACCTCTACCGCGACGCCCCGCTGCACGCGCTGGGCGCCGCAGCCGACGCCGTGCGCCGCCGTCGGTACGCGGGTACGGAGCACATCGCGACGTACATCATCGAGCGGAACATCAACTACACGAACGTATGCGTCACGGCGTGCAAGTTCTGTGCCTTCTACGCCGCGCCCAAGGATAAGGCCAAGGGCTGGACCCGCGAGCTCGACGACATCCTGCGCCGGTGCGCGGAGACCGTCGAACTCGGCGGCACGCAGATCATGTTCCAGGGCGGACACCACCCGGACTTCGGCGTCGAGTACTACGAACAGCACTTCTCCGCCATCAAGAAGGACTTCCCGCAGCTGGTGATCCACTCGCTGGGCGCGTCCGAGGTCGAGCACATGGCGAGGATCTCGAAGGTCTCGGTCGAGGAGGCGATCCAGCGGATCCACGCCGCCGGCCTGGACTCCTTCGCGGGCGCCGGCGCGGAGCTCCTTCCCGCGCGCCCCCGCAAGGCCATCGCCCCGCTGAAGGAGTCCGGCGAGCGCTGGCTGGAGATCATGGAGGCCGCGCACAACCTGGGCGTGGAATCGACCTCCACCATGCTGATGGGCACCGGCGAGACCAACGCCGAGCGCATCGAACACCTGCGGATGATCCGCGACGTACAGGACCGGACGGGCGGCTTCCGCGCGTTCATCCCGTACACCTACCAGCCGGAGAACAACCACCTGAAGGGCCGCACCCAGGCCACGCTCTTCGAGTACCTCCGGATGATCGCGATCGCCCGTCTGTTCATGGACAACATCGCCCACATCCAGGGCTCCTGGCTGACCACCGGCAAGGAGGTCGGCCAACTCTCCCTGCACTACGGCGCGGACGACCTCGGCTCGATCATGCTGGAGGAGAACGTCGTCTCCAGCGCGGGTGCCAAGCACCGCTCCAACCGTATGGAGATCATCGACCTCATCCGCAAGGCGGACCGTGTCCCGGCCCAGCGGACCACGACGTACGAGCACATCGTCGTGCACGACGACCCGGCGAACGACCCGGTGGACGAGCGGGTCATGTCCCACATCTCCTCCACGGCGATCGCGGGCGGCACGGCCCACCCCGAGCTGAAGATCCTCGCCTCCAACTAG
- a CDS encoding imidazolonepropionase-like domain-containing protein translates to MTTIHAADLLIPGGGQPSLPGGAVLVEGREIAAVAAYEDLAAAHPTARVRRWPGVLTPGLVNPYGPELLEQAYHPDPREELGSEPISGEALAALGMTDVRWGASARRGVQRMLAHGCVAVAGALWRPMVIDAVRRSGLTVEQRFADPAGPPSLAAPGAFAIALQPRTEATFAVFETAETKACVATVIKGRLVHRRK, encoded by the coding sequence TTGACCACCATTCACGCCGCCGACCTCCTGATCCCGGGAGGCGGACAGCCGTCGCTGCCCGGCGGGGCGGTCCTGGTCGAGGGGCGCGAGATCGCGGCCGTCGCGGCGTACGAGGACCTGGCGGCCGCCCACCCGACGGCACGGGTGCGTCGCTGGCCGGGAGTTCTCACCCCGGGCCTGGTGAACCCCTACGGCCCCGAACTCCTCGAACAGGCCTACCACCCGGACCCGCGCGAGGAGCTGGGCAGCGAGCCGATCTCGGGCGAAGCCCTCGCGGCTCTCGGCATGACCGACGTCAGGTGGGGCGCGAGTGCGCGGCGGGGCGTGCAGCGGATGCTGGCGCACGGGTGCGTCGCGGTGGCGGGTGCGCTGTGGCGCCCCATGGTGATCGACGCCGTACGCCGGTCGGGCCTGACTGTCGAGCAGCGGTTCGCGGATCCGGCGGGCCCGCCTTCACTCGCTGCCCCGGGGGCCTTCGCAATCGCTCTGCAGCCCCGGACCGAGGCGACGTTCGCGGTCTTCGAAACTGCGGAGACGAAGGCCTGCGTGGCCACGGTGATCAAGGGTCGCCTGGTGCACCGGCGCAAGTAG
- a CDS encoding chitinase has product MRRFLRPTFGLICLFALATTGCSAKSEPERQSGASPSGQASATASQEASSSTSYAPYVSADEASGNDSAGSPSVYNLAFVIAKGSACTPQWNDSNAIGDSSVASRISALKKDGAQVRVSFGGASGKELAETCSSVTKLAAAYGTALDAAGSSLADFDIEGDTLTDSDSVELRSEAIALLQKQRTDLTVSFTLPVMPSGLDDDSVALLESANDKSVQVSTVNIMTMNYGESYDGDMGDYAITSAKAAQAQLKSVFGTSDAVAWRALALTSMIGTNDVAGETFTLSDAAQMREFAESKEVAWVSMWSTFRDQQCQKGDADEDDALTNCSGVSQDAGAFGVALSG; this is encoded by the coding sequence ATGCGGCGTTTCCTGAGGCCGACGTTCGGGCTCATTTGTCTGTTTGCCCTGGCCACCACGGGGTGTTCCGCGAAGTCCGAGCCCGAACGGCAAAGCGGCGCGAGTCCCTCCGGGCAGGCGTCGGCGACCGCCTCGCAGGAGGCGTCGTCCAGCACCTCGTACGCCCCGTACGTGAGCGCCGACGAGGCCTCCGGCAACGACTCCGCCGGCTCACCCTCGGTGTACAACCTCGCGTTCGTGATCGCCAAGGGCAGCGCCTGCACGCCCCAGTGGAACGACTCGAACGCCATCGGCGACTCCTCCGTCGCGTCCCGCATCAGCGCGCTGAAGAAGGACGGCGCGCAGGTCCGGGTCTCCTTCGGCGGGGCCTCGGGGAAGGAACTGGCCGAGACGTGCTCCAGTGTGACGAAGCTGGCCGCGGCGTACGGCACCGCCCTGGACGCGGCCGGGTCCTCCCTCGCCGACTTCGACATCGAGGGGGACACGCTCACCGACTCCGACTCGGTGGAGCTGCGGTCCGAGGCGATCGCGCTGCTGCAGAAGCAACGCACCGACCTCACCGTCTCGTTCACGCTGCCCGTGATGCCCTCCGGGCTCGACGACGACAGCGTGGCGCTGCTGGAGTCCGCGAACGACAAGTCGGTCCAGGTGTCGACCGTCAACATCATGACGATGAACTACGGGGAGTCGTACGACGGGGACATGGGGGACTACGCGATCACCTCCGCGAAGGCGGCGCAGGCTCAGCTGAAATCGGTCTTCGGCACGTCGGACGCCGTCGCGTGGCGGGCTCTGGCGCTCACCTCGATGATCGGGACGAACGACGTGGCCGGGGAGACGTTCACGTTGTCCGACGCGGCGCAGATGCGGGAGTTCGCGGAGTCGAAGGAGGTGGCGTGGGTGTCGATGTGGTCGACGTTCCGGGATCAGCAGTGCCAGAAGGGAGACGCCGACGAGGACGACGCGCTGACCAACTGCAGCGGGGTCTCTCAGGACGCCGGGGCGTTCGGGGTGGCATTGTCCGGTTGA
- a CDS encoding bifunctional polysaccharide deacetylase/glycosyltransferase family 2 protein encodes MSTTTSSRGRRRAPTRMERAAGKAAALQKPRVILALLLLLGLTSVMLLDGYLRAEVGGDQRVRDGASGSKVPDKILNGGPIISFRGGQATTTSVPAKTIALTFDDGPNPTYTPQVLKILEKYDVPATFFVVGSMVSRYPSIVADMVDQGNEVGIHTFTHVDLSYQSDARIRREMTQTQLALAGAAGITTTLFRAPYSSETDAIDNYSWPVYEKLGEEGYISVFVDTDSDDWKKPGVSKIVKWATPSGTSGAAVLMHDAGGNRDQTMKALPAYIEKMKAKGYTFTTVSGVLETQNTAARAGRQANAPAGATGGQLQGVNQNGTDRLQAAHREATGTTLYEGKALVAAVAVAEWTVPALSVGLVIVGVAVMGRFGMMLILARRHYGQRNRRRFSWGPTVTRPVTVIVPAYNEKECIANTLESLSRSTHPIEIIVVDDGSSDGTSEISREAARALGMTNVRVIRQENAGKPAALNNGVRNASYDIVIMMDGDTVFEPDAVHQLVQPFADPGIGAVAGNAKVGNRDTVIGAWQHIEYVMGFNLDRRMYDLLRCMPTIPGAIGAFRREAVLQVGGMSEDTLAEDTDITIAMHRAGWRVVYQEHARAWTEAPGSLKQLWSQRYRWSYGTMQALWKHRKSLTDKGPSGRFGRVGMPLVVIFQIVTPVFAPLIDVFTAYSMIFVDFQAALYAWLAVLGIQLVCAAYAFKLDKEKYRYLLMMPLQQLAYRQMMYLVLIHSCITALTGGRLRWQKLKRTGEVGTPAGAGR; translated from the coding sequence ATGTCCACGACGACGTCCTCACGCGGCCGCCGGCGCGCCCCCACCCGCATGGAGCGGGCCGCGGGCAAAGCCGCGGCGCTGCAGAAACCGCGGGTCATCCTCGCCCTGCTTCTCCTGCTCGGGCTGACCAGCGTCATGCTGCTCGACGGTTATCTGCGCGCCGAGGTCGGCGGCGACCAGCGCGTGCGCGACGGCGCCAGCGGCAGCAAGGTCCCCGACAAGATCCTCAACGGCGGGCCGATCATCAGCTTCCGCGGCGGTCAGGCCACCACGACCTCCGTCCCGGCCAAGACGATCGCCCTCACCTTCGACGACGGCCCGAACCCGACGTACACCCCCCAGGTCCTGAAGATCCTGGAGAAGTACGACGTCCCGGCCACCTTCTTCGTGGTGGGCTCGATGGTCTCGCGCTACCCGTCGATCGTGGCCGACATGGTCGACCAGGGCAACGAGGTGGGCATCCACACCTTCACCCACGTCGACCTCTCCTACCAGAGCGACGCCCGTATCCGGCGGGAGATGACCCAGACGCAGCTCGCCCTCGCGGGCGCGGCCGGCATCACCACCACGCTGTTCCGGGCGCCGTACTCCTCGGAGACGGACGCCATCGACAACTACAGCTGGCCCGTCTACGAGAAGCTCGGCGAGGAGGGCTACATCAGCGTTTTCGTCGACACCGACAGCGACGACTGGAAGAAGCCGGGCGTCTCGAAGATCGTCAAGTGGGCCACGCCGTCCGGGACTTCGGGGGCCGCCGTGCTGATGCACGACGCCGGAGGCAACCGCGACCAGACGATGAAGGCGCTGCCCGCGTACATCGAGAAGATGAAGGCGAAGGGCTACACCTTCACCACCGTCAGCGGTGTCCTGGAAACGCAGAACACGGCCGCGCGGGCGGGACGGCAGGCGAACGCCCCGGCCGGCGCCACAGGCGGGCAGCTCCAGGGCGTGAACCAGAACGGCACCGACCGCCTCCAGGCCGCGCACCGCGAGGCCACCGGCACGACCCTCTACGAGGGCAAGGCGCTCGTCGCCGCCGTCGCCGTGGCCGAGTGGACGGTGCCCGCGCTGTCGGTCGGACTCGTGATCGTGGGCGTGGCCGTCATGGGCCGGTTCGGGATGATGCTGATCCTCGCCCGCCGTCACTACGGACAGCGCAACAGACGCCGCTTCAGCTGGGGGCCCACGGTCACCCGGCCGGTGACGGTGATCGTCCCGGCGTACAACGAGAAGGAGTGCATCGCCAACACCCTGGAGTCGTTGTCGAGGAGCACCCACCCGATCGAGATCATCGTCGTCGACGACGGCTCCTCGGACGGCACCTCCGAGATCTCGCGTGAGGCGGCCCGGGCCCTCGGCATGACGAACGTGCGGGTCATCCGCCAGGAGAACGCGGGCAAGCCGGCCGCCCTCAACAACGGTGTCCGCAACGCCAGTTACGACATCGTCATCATGATGGACGGCGACACCGTCTTCGAACCGGACGCCGTGCACCAGCTGGTGCAGCCCTTCGCCGACCCCGGGATCGGCGCGGTCGCCGGCAACGCCAAGGTCGGCAACCGCGACACGGTCATCGGGGCCTGGCAGCACATCGAGTACGTGATGGGCTTCAACCTCGACCGCCGGATGTACGACCTGCTGCGCTGCATGCCCACCATCCCGGGCGCGATCGGCGCGTTCCGCCGCGAGGCGGTCCTCCAGGTCGGCGGCATGAGCGAGGACACCCTCGCCGAGGACACCGACATCACCATCGCGATGCACCGCGCGGGCTGGCGGGTCGTCTACCAGGAGCACGCGCGCGCGTGGACCGAGGCGCCCGGCTCCCTCAAGCAGCTGTGGTCACAGCGGTACCGGTGGTCGTACGGCACCATGCAGGCGCTGTGGAAGCACCGCAAGTCCCTCACCGACAAGGGTCCTTCGGGCCGCTTCGGGCGGGTCGGCATGCCGCTGGTGGTGATCTTCCAGATCGTCACGCCGGTCTTCGCACCGCTGATCGACGTGTTCACCGCCTACTCGATGATCTTCGTCGACTTCCAGGCGGCGCTGTACGCGTGGCTGGCGGTCCTCGGAATCCAGCTCGTGTGCGCGGCGTACGCCTTCAAGCTGGACAAGGAGAAGTACCGCTATCTGCTGATGATGCCGCTCCAGCAGCTGGCCTACCGCCAGATGATGTACCTCGTCCTCATCCACTCCTGCATCACCGCCCTCACCGGCGGCCGGCTGCGCTGGCAGAAACTGAAGCGGACCGGCGAGGTCGGCACCCCGGCGGGGGCCGGCCGATGA
- a CDS encoding acyltransferase family protein, with protein MSWEEQGHRHQGYAQEYGYPGYAPQPYAPQPYPQELYPQEPYPQEYVDHGSYVHPLPVVEPEPEPPVPVAPADAEVEEEKPPPRPPGRDRYFDTLRAVALIRVVGYHTFGWAWAGMVFPSMGVMFGLAGSLMAKSLERPALTVVRSRMRRLLPPFWFWGVFVVLAMLVHDWMPGWQIVFWVVPLGDPPGNQWGMQAWEILWYLRTYLWFVLLSPLLLKVFRLAPVPVLLLSLAPIVAFHFLWEPPEGRLGSALTDLATFLFCWILGFAHRDGVLERLKPAAIVVLSLAAIGYGGWYAFTHQAETGSYDLDDIPLAQAFWSAGYVTLLMWAKSYFGIDFAWLTRFRRTDRVVTVFNSRAVTIYLWHEIALILAVPLIDQFWNVPAFEKWLPLESQWFMFGIGWILIAVFVLVCGWVEDVAGKKKPQLLPGGRPARMGP; from the coding sequence ATGAGCTGGGAGGAGCAGGGCCATCGGCACCAGGGGTACGCCCAGGAGTACGGGTACCCGGGGTACGCACCGCAGCCGTACGCACCCCAGCCGTATCCGCAGGAGCTGTATCCGCAAGAGCCGTATCCGCAGGAGTACGTAGACCACGGCTCCTACGTGCACCCCCTGCCGGTGGTGGAGCCGGAGCCGGAGCCACCGGTTCCCGTTGCCCCCGCTGACGCCGAGGTGGAGGAGGAGAAGCCTCCGCCTCGGCCCCCGGGCCGTGACCGCTACTTCGACACCCTGCGGGCCGTCGCCCTGATCAGGGTCGTCGGCTATCACACCTTCGGGTGGGCCTGGGCCGGCATGGTGTTCCCCTCCATGGGGGTCATGTTCGGCCTGGCCGGCTCGCTGATGGCGAAGTCCCTGGAGCGGCCGGCGCTCACGGTGGTCAGGAGCCGGATGCGCAGGCTGCTGCCGCCGTTCTGGTTCTGGGGCGTCTTCGTGGTCCTCGCGATGCTGGTCCACGACTGGATGCCGGGCTGGCAGATCGTCTTCTGGGTCGTGCCGCTCGGCGATCCGCCGGGCAACCAGTGGGGCATGCAGGCCTGGGAGATCCTCTGGTACCTGCGGACGTACCTCTGGTTCGTCCTGCTCTCGCCGCTCCTGCTGAAGGTGTTCCGGCTCGCCCCGGTACCGGTCCTGCTGCTGTCCCTGGCCCCGATCGTGGCCTTCCACTTCCTCTGGGAGCCGCCGGAGGGCCGCCTCGGCAGCGCGCTGACCGACCTCGCCACCTTCCTGTTCTGCTGGATCCTCGGCTTCGCCCACCGCGACGGGGTCCTGGAGCGGCTGAAACCGGCGGCGATCGTCGTGCTCTCGCTCGCCGCGATCGGGTACGGCGGCTGGTACGCCTTCACGCACCAGGCCGAGACCGGGTCGTACGACCTCGACGACATCCCGCTCGCGCAGGCCTTCTGGTCGGCCGGGTACGTGACGCTCCTGATGTGGGCCAAGTCGTACTTCGGGATCGACTTCGCGTGGCTCACCCGCTTCCGGCGGACCGACCGGGTCGTCACGGTCTTCAACTCCCGCGCGGTGACGATCTACCTGTGGCACGAGATCGCGCTGATCCTCGCCGTGCCGCTGATCGACCAGTTCTGGAACGTGCCCGCGTTCGAGAAGTGGCTGCCGCTGGAGAGCCAGTGGTTCATGTTCGGGATCGGCTGGATCCTGATCGCCGTGTTCGTGCTGGTGTGCGGGTGGGTGGAGGACGTGGCCGGGAAGAAGAAGCCGCAGCTTCTTCCGGGAGGGCGGCCTGCAAGAATGGGCCCGTGA
- a CDS encoding demethylmenaquinone methyltransferase codes for MTRASLNKQPHEVASMFDDVAERYDLTNDVLSLGQDRVWRKEVARAVDARPAQKILDLAAGTATSSLPFARTGAYVVPCDFSLGMLQVGKRKQTWLPFTAGDATRLPFRNDVFDAVTISFGLRNVQDTDAALREMYRVTKPGGRVVICEFSHPTWAPFRTVYTEYLMRALPPVARSVSSNPDAYVYLAESIRAWPNQPALAERLQKAGWSKVAWRNLTGGIVALHRGVKDS; via the coding sequence GTGACCCGCGCCTCCCTGAACAAGCAGCCGCACGAAGTCGCCTCGATGTTCGACGACGTGGCGGAACGGTACGACCTGACGAACGACGTGCTCTCGCTCGGCCAGGACCGGGTGTGGCGCAAGGAGGTCGCCCGTGCCGTCGACGCCCGCCCCGCCCAGAAGATCCTGGACCTGGCGGCGGGCACGGCCACCTCGTCGCTGCCCTTCGCCCGCACCGGCGCCTACGTCGTGCCCTGCGACTTCTCCCTCGGCATGCTCCAGGTCGGCAAGCGGAAGCAGACCTGGCTGCCGTTCACCGCGGGCGACGCGACACGGCTGCCCTTCCGGAACGACGTCTTCGACGCGGTCACGATCTCCTTCGGGCTGCGCAACGTCCAGGACACCGACGCCGCGCTGCGCGAGATGTACCGGGTGACCAAGCCCGGCGGCCGCGTCGTGATCTGCGAGTTCTCGCACCCGACCTGGGCGCCCTTCAGGACCGTCTACACCGAGTACCTGATGCGCGCCCTGCCGCCGGTCGCCCGGAGCGTGTCCTCCAACCCCGACGCGTACGTCTACCTCGCCGAGTCCATCCGCGCCTGGCCGAACCAGCCGGCCCTGGCGGAGCGACTCCAGAAGGCGGGCTGGTCGAAGGTGGCGTGGCGGAACCTGACGGGCGGAATCGTGGCGCTGCACCGGGGCGTCAAGGACAGCTGA
- a CDS encoding PASTA domain-containing protein, with translation MRVPRLVGLMAMDAREAAQAQGLFVSAPDRKDFHLAVVDYVVRQYPQAGAEVPRDSVVYVWFELGPGEGGGGIREPRVPRPPSGGFQRELDEPGDPYAVRCTTGFG, from the coding sequence GTGCGCGTACCTCGTCTGGTCGGTCTGATGGCCATGGACGCGCGCGAGGCGGCCCAGGCGCAGGGTCTGTTCGTCAGCGCGCCGGATCGCAAGGACTTCCACCTGGCCGTCGTCGACTATGTCGTACGCCAGTACCCGCAGGCCGGTGCGGAGGTGCCGCGGGACTCGGTGGTGTACGTCTGGTTCGAGCTCGGTCCCGGTGAGGGCGGCGGAGGCATCCGCGAGCCGCGCGTTCCGAGGCCTCCGAGCGGCGGCTTCCAGCGCGAACTGGACGAGCCGGGCGACCCGTACGCCGTACGCTGCACGACGGGCTTCGGCTGA